The following are encoded together in the Acetomicrobium sp. S15 = DSM 107314 genome:
- the radA gene encoding DNA repair protein RadA: MAKASLVRYRCGECGSVSLSWSGKCPSCGSWGTLYEEREEKEKKTSFKPLAPAALDEVTFPERFPSGLSELDRVLGGGWVAGSVVLIGGEPGIGKSTLLLQVCSFLGEKGTDVLYISGEESAAQVALRAKRLEARGGNLRLLCHDDIDEALSVAADARFVVVDSVQALRSADVGGWPGTISQVRAVTQRCIDFAKEKNVPVVLVGHITKEGQIAGPKLMEHMVDVVLLFSGERTSSYRVLRGVKNRYGSTDEVGLFEMSERGLSPVVDPSSLYWSGVESSVSGVAMGVVLEGSRPLVAEIQCLACPTPFPYPKRTARGIETSRVQLLLAVLERRCGCFSRTHDVYVNVVGGLQVRDPAVDLPLALALVSALKDVPLRPDLCMVGEVGLAGEVRPAPRTHLRIREASRLGFCRALVSSAERDMSRVEGVEIIAVKSLREAMGVVMR; encoded by the coding sequence ATGGCGAAGGCATCTTTAGTGCGATATCGATGCGGAGAGTGCGGCTCCGTGAGCCTCAGTTGGAGCGGTAAATGTCCGTCTTGCGGTTCGTGGGGCACACTCTACGAGGAAAGAGAAGAGAAGGAGAAAAAAACCTCATTCAAGCCACTCGCGCCGGCCGCGCTGGATGAGGTCACCTTTCCTGAAAGGTTCCCCTCTGGGCTTTCGGAGTTGGATAGAGTGCTCGGAGGGGGATGGGTGGCCGGAAGCGTCGTCCTGATCGGCGGAGAGCCTGGCATAGGCAAGTCCACGCTGTTGCTTCAGGTGTGCAGCTTTCTCGGAGAGAAAGGTACGGATGTCCTCTACATATCCGGCGAGGAGTCGGCCGCTCAAGTGGCATTGCGGGCTAAGCGCCTTGAGGCTCGAGGTGGTAATTTGCGCCTGCTGTGCCACGATGACATCGATGAGGCGCTTTCCGTCGCTGCAGACGCAAGATTCGTAGTAGTAGATAGCGTTCAGGCACTTCGCTCTGCCGATGTAGGTGGCTGGCCCGGCACGATTTCCCAGGTCAGAGCCGTGACGCAGCGGTGCATAGATTTTGCCAAAGAGAAGAACGTGCCCGTCGTACTCGTAGGGCATATCACCAAGGAGGGGCAGATAGCGGGCCCGAAGTTGATGGAGCACATGGTGGATGTGGTCCTGTTGTTCTCCGGCGAGCGCACCTCATCGTATCGCGTTTTGAGGGGCGTGAAGAATCGCTACGGGAGCACGGACGAGGTGGGTCTCTTCGAAATGAGCGAGCGCGGGCTTTCGCCGGTGGTCGACCCGAGCAGCCTCTATTGGAGTGGCGTGGAGTCATCGGTTTCTGGCGTCGCCATGGGGGTGGTGCTCGAAGGTTCGCGACCCTTGGTGGCGGAGATACAATGTTTGGCCTGTCCTACGCCCTTTCCCTACCCGAAGAGGACGGCCAGGGGAATTGAGACGAGCAGGGTGCAGCTTTTGCTCGCTGTTTTGGAGCGGCGTTGCGGTTGTTTCAGCAGGACTCACGACGTTTACGTCAATGTCGTGGGCGGGTTGCAGGTTCGCGACCCGGCCGTGGACTTGCCGCTGGCCCTGGCGCTCGTCTCCGCCTTGAAAGATGTACCGTTGAGGCCGGATCTCTGCATGGTGGGAGAAGTGGGATTGGCGGGCGAGGTGCGGCCGGCTCCACGCACGCATCTTCGCATCAGGGAGGCCTCCCGCCTGGGTTTCTGCAGGGCCTTGGTGAGCAGTGCAGAAAGAGACATGAGCCGCGTTGAGGGGGTGGAGATCATAGCGGTTAAGAGCCTCAGAGAGGCAATGGGGGTGGTGATGCGTTGA
- the holA gene encoding DNA polymerase III subunit delta produces MPHLIVVSAPGLELQDLLLAAEKELQEAGYMLARHYEETSWSEIFAVAGSGGLLGGRSLFVVENASRLGPFPEGFLPWLEGEAAETAVILAYEGDHRKYLSKEVLERVGLYELQAVPRWGKARLDWIAAQAKNLGARLDGEALSLLSEYFEDPKELKSELEKLAVASEDGKISTALVKELSVSSGGRKLVKFLDALCEGKIPEALEAMVNLREEADVLPVIASLHRRFRLAAYISCLSPEAHEAFLEALKARGYQARMAKTAAKRYPEAAIWRFLTGIIGLSYREKVGEGSGWVSLEELAIELLESCAS; encoded by the coding sequence GTGCCTCATTTAATCGTGGTTAGTGCTCCTGGTCTTGAGCTGCAGGATTTGCTCCTCGCTGCAGAAAAAGAGCTGCAGGAGGCAGGTTATATGTTGGCTCGTCACTATGAAGAGACGAGCTGGAGTGAAATCTTCGCCGTCGCCGGCAGCGGCGGCCTCTTAGGAGGCCGTTCCCTCTTTGTGGTGGAAAATGCGTCACGGTTGGGGCCGTTTCCTGAGGGTTTTTTGCCGTGGCTTGAGGGAGAGGCGGCAGAGACCGCGGTCATTTTGGCCTATGAGGGAGATCATCGCAAGTATCTGTCAAAGGAAGTACTCGAACGGGTAGGTCTTTACGAGCTACAAGCTGTGCCTCGATGGGGTAAGGCCAGGCTGGATTGGATAGCCGCGCAGGCTAAAAATCTTGGAGCGCGCCTCGACGGCGAGGCGCTTTCTCTACTGAGCGAGTATTTTGAGGATCCCAAGGAGCTCAAGTCTGAGCTTGAAAAGCTTGCCGTGGCCTCTGAAGACGGGAAAATATCTACAGCCTTGGTGAAGGAGCTTTCTGTCTCAAGCGGGGGCAGGAAGCTGGTAAAATTCCTCGACGCGCTCTGCGAAGGAAAGATCCCTGAGGCGCTCGAAGCCATGGTGAATCTGAGGGAAGAAGCGGATGTACTGCCGGTGATCGCCAGCCTTCATCGGCGGTTTCGTTTGGCTGCCTACATATCTTGTTTGTCTCCTGAGGCCCATGAAGCCTTTTTAGAGGCGCTCAAGGCGCGTGGTTATCAGGCCAGGATGGCGAAGACAGCAGCCAAGCGCTATCCCGAAGCGGCTATCTGGCGCTTTTTAACCGGAATAATAGGTTTGAGCTATCGGGAAAAGGTCGGGGAAGGATCTGGGTGGGTTTCGTTAGAAGAGCTTGCAATCGAACTGCTCGAGTCATGTGCATCTTGA
- a CDS encoding NfeD family protein: MKRHLAVLALFVCFVAWGGSATVYAEEAKVLVSPLDGVVGTVLEVYLGELIERARSEGFDLLVLAIDTPGGLVSSMTAMVNKILTSPVPIVVWVYPYGARAASAGAFIVQAAHVAAMAPGTRIGAAHPVTAGGGDVPSDEMNRKITNDLAAQMRSLAEERGRSAEVAARMVTESLSLTAQEAMSKGVVDVMATELEELLVAISGRKVVVGGSEIVLDLSDYEVEHTEMPMRLKVLHFISRPDIAYLLLMLGIYAIIFEILSPGGFVLGTSGAIMILLGAYGLRMLPLNWAGIILLIAGITVMIIDLLVGGIGVLSAFGGVAIIVGGLIIYRAPGGELLRYSMTFVTGAVVAATGFFLLALWAFLRSLKTRKASGQEGLVGEPATVVQACNPDGMVLCHGEYWKARSVDGEPLGVGERVRVVSLSGLVLLVSRDKEEDVKDGD; encoded by the coding sequence TTGAAGCGTCATCTCGCAGTTTTAGCGCTTTTTGTCTGCTTCGTTGCATGGGGAGGTTCCGCAACGGTCTATGCAGAAGAGGCGAAGGTGTTGGTTTCCCCCCTCGATGGCGTCGTGGGGACCGTTCTCGAAGTTTACTTAGGCGAACTCATAGAACGTGCCCGCAGCGAGGGGTTCGACCTCTTGGTGCTCGCCATAGACACGCCTGGCGGCCTCGTGAGCTCGATGACAGCCATGGTGAATAAGATTCTGACCTCACCCGTTCCGATAGTCGTGTGGGTCTACCCTTATGGGGCGAGAGCGGCCTCTGCGGGAGCGTTTATTGTGCAGGCGGCTCACGTGGCGGCAATGGCTCCCGGCACGAGGATAGGCGCTGCTCATCCGGTGACCGCCGGTGGCGGTGACGTGCCGAGCGATGAGATGAACCGCAAGATTACCAACGACTTAGCAGCTCAGATGCGCTCTCTGGCCGAGGAGAGAGGACGCTCTGCTGAAGTGGCTGCCCGTATGGTGACGGAGAGTCTGTCTTTGACCGCCCAAGAGGCCATGAGCAAGGGTGTGGTGGACGTGATGGCCACAGAATTGGAGGAGCTCCTCGTGGCCATTAGCGGCAGGAAAGTCGTGGTTGGGGGAAGCGAAATCGTCCTCGACCTTTCGGACTACGAAGTTGAGCATACGGAAATGCCGATGAGGCTCAAGGTTCTCCACTTCATATCCCGCCCCGACATCGCCTATCTTTTGCTCATGCTGGGCATATATGCGATCATATTTGAGATCCTCTCTCCGGGAGGGTTTGTCCTCGGCACATCTGGGGCCATAATGATCCTACTGGGCGCTTATGGGCTGCGGATGCTTCCGCTGAATTGGGCAGGAATTATCTTGCTCATAGCCGGCATCACCGTGATGATCATAGATCTGTTGGTCGGGGGAATTGGGGTACTCTCCGCCTTCGGCGGAGTAGCCATCATAGTGGGCGGGCTTATCATCTATCGGGCTCCAGGGGGTGAGCTCTTGCGCTATTCCATGACTTTCGTCACAGGGGCTGTTGTGGCTGCAACGGGCTTTTTCTTGTTGGCCCTGTGGGCTTTCTTGAGATCTTTGAAGACCAGAAAAGCCTCGGGCCAGGAAGGGTTGGTGGGAGAACCCGCTACTGTGGTTCAAGCGTGTAACCCGGATGGGATGGTGCTCTGTCATGGGGAGTATTGGAAGGCAAGAAGCGTGGATGGAGAACCCTTAGGAGTGGGAGAAAGAGTTCGGGTGGTTTCCCTCTCAGGGTTGGTCCTGTTGGTAAGTCGAGACAAGGAGGAGGATGTAAAGGATGGGGACTGA
- the leuS gene encoding leucine--tRNA ligase, which yields MGYDFSAIERKWQQRWEAAGVFYVDRNPAKPKFYCLEMFPYPSGALHMGHLRNYSIGDVLARYLRMKGYNVLHPMGFDAFGMPAENAAIRYGVHPHEWTWNNIEHMAKQLKEMGCSYDWRRRIETCHPNYYRWTEWFFLQFFKRGLAYRKKAFVNWCDECKTVLANEQVIEGNCWRCGTPVRKRSLEQWFLRISDYAQELLDSLKELDKWPERVKMMQENWIGRSEGVRLSFPVEGIDASIEVFTTRVDTIYGATFLSLAPEHPLVEALADRSPDGDDIRRFVEEVIRRREIERSAVGNEKKGYFTGFYARNPVTGERLPIWIADYVLMEYGTGAIMGVPAHDQRDFEFARKYGLEVRVVVNPPGEEKLDPATMDRAFEGEGYQCNSGSFDGLATPVAIRRMAEWIESQGMGKREVNYRLRDWLISRQRYWGAPIPIVYCDRCGIVPVPEEDLPVLLPLDAHLLPGGGSPLPGLEEWVSVPCPQCGAPAKRETDTMDTFICSSWYFLRFCSPWTDKAPFEKEDVDCWMPVDQYIGGIEHACLHLIYARFFTKVLADMGMVNVREPFAALLTQGMVIKDGAKMSKSKGNVVDPDEIMKTYGADTARLFILFASPPHKDLEWSDRGVQGAHRFLNRLFRFVEDNEEKLKGASTEPVPVGNLLKKEQRELKRAIHGTIQAVTRDIEVERQFNTGVARLMELLNALSMYEPKDPVDWSLTREGVEALLVCLSPYTPHICEELWEKLGHDNMLAETEWPEPDPEALAAEEVTVVVQVNGKVRESINVPAGLSEENLKERVLAHEGVRRRLEGKEIKKVIVVPDKLVSLVVKD from the coding sequence GTGGGTTACGACTTTTCGGCCATAGAGAGAAAATGGCAACAGCGTTGGGAAGCGGCAGGCGTATTCTACGTGGATAGAAATCCGGCTAAGCCCAAATTTTATTGCCTCGAAATGTTCCCATATCCGAGTGGGGCTCTTCACATGGGGCATCTCAGGAACTACTCGATAGGCGACGTATTGGCCAGGTACTTGCGCATGAAGGGATACAACGTGCTTCACCCCATGGGCTTCGACGCCTTCGGCATGCCGGCGGAAAACGCCGCTATACGTTACGGAGTGCACCCACACGAGTGGACGTGGAATAACATCGAGCACATGGCGAAGCAGCTAAAGGAGATGGGCTGCAGCTATGATTGGCGACGCCGCATAGAGACGTGTCATCCCAACTATTACCGTTGGACGGAATGGTTTTTTCTCCAATTCTTCAAGAGGGGGCTTGCATATCGTAAAAAAGCCTTCGTCAATTGGTGCGATGAGTGCAAAACCGTGCTCGCCAACGAGCAGGTGATCGAAGGCAATTGCTGGCGCTGTGGCACGCCGGTAAGAAAACGAAGCCTTGAGCAGTGGTTCTTGCGCATATCAGACTACGCTCAAGAACTGCTCGATTCGCTAAAAGAGCTCGACAAATGGCCCGAACGGGTGAAGATGATGCAGGAAAACTGGATCGGCCGCTCTGAAGGAGTGCGCCTATCTTTCCCCGTGGAGGGTATCGACGCCTCAATAGAGGTGTTTACAACCCGCGTCGACACCATTTACGGTGCCACGTTCCTCTCCCTGGCGCCGGAGCATCCCTTGGTGGAAGCGTTGGCGGATCGCTCCCCGGACGGCGACGACATCAGGAGGTTCGTAGAAGAGGTGATCCGTCGGAGGGAGATTGAGCGCTCGGCCGTGGGCAATGAAAAAAAGGGATACTTCACGGGCTTTTATGCCCGCAATCCCGTCACCGGCGAGAGGCTTCCCATTTGGATAGCCGATTACGTGCTCATGGAATACGGCACGGGTGCGATCATGGGCGTGCCGGCTCATGACCAACGCGACTTCGAGTTCGCCCGCAAATACGGTCTGGAGGTTCGTGTGGTAGTTAACCCTCCAGGAGAGGAAAAACTCGATCCCGCGACTATGGATAGGGCCTTCGAGGGAGAGGGATATCAGTGCAATTCGGGTTCCTTTGACGGTCTTGCCACACCGGTGGCCATTCGGCGGATGGCTGAGTGGATCGAAAGCCAGGGTATGGGCAAGAGAGAGGTCAACTATCGCCTCCGCGATTGGCTGATCTCGCGCCAGCGCTACTGGGGGGCTCCCATCCCGATAGTCTATTGTGATCGTTGTGGCATTGTCCCAGTTCCGGAGGAGGATTTGCCTGTGCTCCTTCCGCTGGACGCACACCTCCTTCCCGGGGGAGGAAGCCCTCTGCCTGGGCTCGAAGAGTGGGTCAGCGTACCGTGCCCTCAGTGCGGCGCTCCGGCCAAGCGCGAGACCGACACGATGGATACCTTTATCTGTTCTTCGTGGTATTTTTTGCGTTTTTGTTCGCCATGGACGGATAAGGCTCCCTTTGAAAAGGAGGACGTCGATTGTTGGATGCCGGTTGACCAGTATATAGGCGGCATTGAACATGCTTGTCTTCACCTCATTTATGCGCGTTTCTTCACCAAAGTCCTCGCTGACATGGGCATGGTCAATGTGAGGGAACCCTTTGCCGCGCTTTTAACCCAAGGCATGGTTATAAAAGACGGCGCCAAGATGTCTAAGTCAAAGGGCAATGTAGTTGACCCCGATGAGATCATGAAGACCTACGGGGCAGATACGGCTCGGCTTTTCATTCTCTTCGCATCTCCGCCTCACAAGGACCTCGAATGGTCGGACCGAGGCGTCCAGGGAGCCCACCGCTTCCTTAATCGCCTCTTCAGGTTCGTGGAGGACAACGAAGAAAAGCTTAAAGGGGCATCGACCGAACCAGTGCCTGTGGGCAACCTTCTGAAGAAGGAACAAAGGGAGCTCAAAAGGGCCATACACGGGACCATACAGGCCGTCACGCGCGACATAGAGGTGGAAAGACAATTTAACACCGGCGTTGCGAGGCTTATGGAGCTCCTTAACGCCCTTTCGATGTATGAGCCCAAAGATCCTGTTGATTGGAGCCTAACGAGAGAAGGGGTCGAAGCTCTGCTCGTATGCCTCTCCCCTTACACGCCGCATATCTGCGAGGAGCTGTGGGAGAAACTTGGACACGATAATATGCTGGCCGAAACCGAATGGCCCGAGCCCGATCCGGAAGCGCTCGCCGCGGAGGAGGTTACGGTGGTGGTCCAGGTGAACGGCAAGGTGAGGGAAAGCATTAATGTGCCGGCCGGGTTGAGCGAAGAAAACCTGAAGGAGCGCGTCTTGGCGCACGAGGGGGTTAGGCGAAGGTTAGAAGGTAAGGAAATCAAAAAAGTGATAGTGGTGCCCGATAAGCTTGTGAGCCTTGTGGTGAAGGATTAG
- the rpsT gene encoding 30S ribosomal protein S20: protein MPNIKSAVKRMRIEERNRLYNRHWKSRAKSACKDVLEAVTAGDLALAKERLSIAYSVLDKATIKGVLHRNTVARKKSRLMASVRALDKSAGS, encoded by the coding sequence GTGCCCAATATTAAATCCGCAGTCAAGAGGATGCGCATCGAGGAAAGGAACAGACTGTATAATCGCCACTGGAAAAGTCGCGCCAAGAGCGCTTGCAAGGATGTGCTCGAAGCTGTAACCGCTGGCGATCTTGCGCTTGCGAAGGAACGCCTCAGCATAGCCTATTCCGTCTTAGACAAGGCCACAATCAAAGGAGTCCTTCATCGCAACACCGTAGCAAGAAAAAAGTCGAGGCTCATGGCGTCGGTCAGGGCGCTCGATAAAAGCGCTGGATCCTAA
- a CDS encoding slipin family protein, producing the protein MGTEGIIESLFSAGGYLGAILIIVIILTAALKIVPEYQRAVVFRLGRAIGVKGPGLVIVIPVIDRVVRVDLRVVTLDVPVQEVITRDNVPIKVNAVVYFRVMEPMRSVIEVESYIMATSLLAQTTLRSVVGRAELDEVLSARDKINMELQQIIDERTDPWGIKVSAVEVKELELPEGMKRAMARQAEAERERRAKIINAEGELQAAERLSQAAQIMETSPVTLQLRYLQTLREVASERNSTTIFPLPIDLLKPFLSRKEREVIDKD; encoded by the coding sequence ATGGGGACTGAAGGGATCATAGAAAGCCTTTTTAGCGCCGGCGGTTATCTCGGGGCTATACTGATCATAGTCATTATCTTGACGGCGGCTCTCAAGATTGTTCCTGAGTATCAGCGCGCCGTGGTTTTTCGCCTGGGTAGGGCTATAGGCGTGAAGGGGCCCGGTTTGGTGATTGTCATCCCTGTTATCGATCGCGTAGTGCGAGTTGACTTGCGCGTGGTCACACTCGATGTGCCCGTTCAAGAGGTGATAACGAGGGACAACGTACCCATCAAGGTTAACGCCGTGGTATACTTTCGAGTTATGGAGCCGATGCGCTCCGTGATAGAGGTGGAAAGCTATATCATGGCCACGAGCCTTCTGGCTCAAACCACGCTTCGTTCGGTGGTGGGAAGGGCCGAACTCGACGAAGTTCTCTCTGCGAGGGATAAGATCAACATGGAGCTGCAGCAGATCATAGACGAGCGCACAGACCCATGGGGTATCAAAGTGAGCGCGGTTGAGGTCAAAGAACTGGAGCTGCCAGAAGGAATGAAGCGCGCGATGGCGAGGCAGGCCGAGGCCGAAAGGGAACGTCGCGCCAAGATCATCAACGCCGAAGGAGAGCTTCAGGCTGCAGAAAGGCTCAGCCAGGCCGCTCAGATCATGGAGACCTCTCCGGTTACCCTCCAGCTCAGGTATCTGCAGACGCTGAGAGAGGTGGCAAGCGAGAGGAATTCCACCACCATATTCCCGCTGCCCATCGATTTGCTGAAACCGTTCCTTTCGCGCAAGGAGCGGGAGGTTATCGATAAGGATTAG